Part of the Sphingomonadaceae bacterium OTU29LAMAA1 genome, GTTAGCTCGCCCCTTTTTACGTCACGTGGCAAGCGAACCGGCAGCGGCGAACAGTGTTCCGATGTCCGGTGCAAAGGTGGCAATTCCCGTTTCGGCACGGCGGTGGCTGCCGTTAATGGCTGGTGCCCCGCCGGCGGTGTGCGGCAAGGGCGGAGATGCCGGGGGGCACGTTTTTTAACGCGAATCGAAATATTTGGCATCGTGATGTTGCATCCCCCCGCCCCCTGCGATCCGACCACGTCGGCCGAGCGTATCCATACGCTCGACGTCCTGCGCGGAATAGCGATCTGCGGCATCCTGCTGATGAACATCCACGGCATGGGCGATGTCGCCGATTATCCGCTGACCCATTTTCCGGCCGCATGGAACCTCGAATGGGTAAGCTGGGGTATCCAGACGCTGTTCGTGCAGGGCGCGATGCGCGGCCTGTTCACGCTGCTGTTCGGGGCAAGCATGGTCATCATGCTACGCCGGGCGGAGGGCACCGGCGCTTCGGCACGCCCGCTGGACGTCTGGGCGCGGCGGTGCATCGCGCTGATGGGGTTCGGCGTGGTGCAATGGCTGGTCTTCCTGTGGCCGGGCGAGATCCTGTGGAATTACGGGATCAGCGGCCTGTTCCTGCTGGCGTTCCGCTCCGCACGCCCGCGAACGCTGCTGATCGCGGCGGCGCTGCTGACCGCCGGCCTTGCCGCCAACGGCGCATTCTGGACGCATCAGCAGGTCGTACAGCTGGAACAGGGCGACGCCGCCGCCACGCGGCTGCAAGCGGGTCAGCCGGTGACGAGCGACGATCGTGACGCGATCGCTGCCGAACGCGCTCACCGCAGCAGCATCCGCTTGACCGCCGTCGAGCGTGCCGAGCGCATCCGGCAGCGCACGCATCTGTTGTCGCTGCTCCACTGGAGCGGTGGCTATTGGATGCGCGAGAACCTGACCATCACCGGCTGGGTCGATATCGGCGAGAGCATCAGCTTCATGCTGATCGGCATGGCGCTGTTCCGGCTCGGCATCCTGACCGGCGCGGCATCCACCGGGACCTATCGGCGATTGCTGCTCTATGGCTATGCGGGCGGGCTGCTGCTGCGCGGCCTGCACGTCGCCCTGATGGCGCGCACCGGCTTCGACATGGGATCGCCGCTCGCGCCCGGCTGGGAATGGGTCTTGGCGGAGGCATCGTTCGAACCCGCACGCCTGCTCGTGACGCTGGGCCATGTCGGCCTGGCCGTGCTGCTGTTCCGCGGCGGGTTGTTCGGGCAAGCCGTCACGCTGCGGGCATTGGGGCGGATGACGCTGTCGGTCTATTGCCTGCAATCCATCCTCGGCGCGGCGATCTTCTACGTCGGCGGCTATGTCGGAATGCTGTCGCTGCCGCAGCTATGGCTGGTCGCGGCAGCGATCTGGGCGATCTCGGCCCTGGTGTGTCGCTGGTGGCTCG contains:
- a CDS encoding DUF418 domain-containing protein translates to MLHPPAPCDPTTSAERIHTLDVLRGIAICGILLMNIHGMGDVADYPLTHFPAAWNLEWVSWGIQTLFVQGAMRGLFTLLFGASMVIMLRRAEGTGASARPLDVWARRCIALMGFGVVQWLVFLWPGEILWNYGISGLFLLAFRSARPRTLLIAAALLTAGLAANGAFWTHQQVVQLEQGDAAATRLQAGQPVTSDDRDAIAAERAHRSSIRLTAVERAERIRQRTHLLSLLHWSGGYWMRENLTITGWVDIGESISFMLIGMALFRLGILTGAASTGTYRRLLLYGYAGGLLLRGLHVALMARTGFDMGSPLAPGWEWVLAEASFEPARLLVTLGHVGLAVLLFRGGLFGQAVTLRALGRMTLSVYCLQSILGAAIFYVGGYVGMLSLPQLWLVAAAIWAISALVCRWWLATHAMGPAETLLRTIAYGSPDARVHPVPL